In Desulfobaccales bacterium, the following proteins share a genomic window:
- a CDS encoding TIGR01777 family oxidoreductase: protein MKVFVTGGTGFVGGFLCRFLAAAGHEVTILTRRAAPEEGFHYLTGDPTREGPWMAAVPEHDWVINLAGASIFAHWTEEKKKVIHDSRILTTRNLVKALAAGDRRQLFCSTSAPGYFGNRGEEILTEDSPPGDGFLGDVALEWEEEALKARELGLRVVITRFGLVLGRGGGILGTLEPAFKAFVGGPAGDGRQWMPWIHHEDLCRAYLFVAEHPEISGPVHFCAPNPVRNWDFAKALGRALGRPSFLTAPAFMLRLVLGELAEAVLTGQRMVPQKLQAAGFEFRYPTLEQALAAIYGT from the coding sequence ATGAAGGTCTTTGTCACTGGGGGCACCGGGTTTGTGGGAGGTTTTCTCTGTCGTTTTTTGGCGGCGGCCGGCCATGAGGTGACCATCCTCACCCGGCGGGCGGCGCCGGAGGAAGGCTTCCATTACCTCACCGGGGACCCCACCCGGGAGGGTCCCTGGATGGCGGCGGTGCCCGAGCATGACTGGGTCATCAATCTGGCGGGGGCTTCCATCTTCGCCCACTGGACCGAGGAAAAGAAGAAAGTCATCCATGACAGCCGCATCCTCACCACCCGCAACCTGGTGAAAGCCCTGGCGGCGGGGGATCGGCGGCAGCTCTTCTGCAGCACTTCGGCGCCGGGGTATTTTGGCAACCGGGGAGAGGAGATCCTCACGGAAGACTCGCCGCCGGGGGACGGTTTTTTGGGGGACGTGGCCCTGGAATGGGAGGAAGAGGCCTTAAAAGCCCGGGAGCTGGGCCTAAGAGTGGTGATTACCCGCTTCGGTCTGGTATTGGGGCGGGGCGGGGGCATTCTGGGCACCCTGGAGCCCGCCTTCAAGGCCTTTGTGGGGGGGCCGGCAGGGGACGGCCGCCAGTGGATGCCCTGGATCCACCACGAGGACCTGTGCCGGGCCTACCTCTTCGTGGCGGAGCACCCGGAGATCTCCGGGCCGGTGCACTTCTGTGCCCCCAACCCGGTGCGCAACTGGGACTTCGCCAAGGCCCTGGGCCGGGCTTTGGGCCGTCCCAGCTTCCTCACGGCGCCCGCCTTCATGCTCCGTCTGGTCTTGGGGGAGCTGGCCGAGGCGGTCCTCACCGGCCAGCGCATGGTCCCCCAGAAGCTCCAGGCGGCGGGCTTTGAGTTCCGCTATCCCACTCTGGAGCAGGCCCTGGCGGCCATTTACGGGACCTGA